A DNA window from Candidatus Hydrogenedentota bacterium contains the following coding sequences:
- a CDS encoding nucleoside hydrolase, protein MLDILLCGLLALGAPAEKPAAPAPVKLIFDTDMGNDVDDALALGVIHALQSRGECELLAVTVTKDEALAAPYIDAVNTFYGRPDIPIGVVKEGATKQPSKYTFIVKEEVDGKLKYPHDLLDGKDAPEATMLLRRILAEQPDNSVVIAQVGFSTNLARLLASEGDDYSPMDGMELAKRKVKFISIMAGAFKPFNGQPHPEYNVVEDIPSAQKLAEEWPTPIIVSGFEIGIETALYKESLMFDYNYEKDHILDVSYRTYHGQYTDQPSWDLTSVLYAVRPERGYFTLSPKGVVSFDDKGFTSFEETGEGAHRHLIASPGQAERVKEVLATLASQPGTK, encoded by the coding sequence ATGCTCGACATCCTCCTCTGCGGTCTTCTCGCCCTCGGCGCACCCGCCGAAAAGCCCGCCGCCCCGGCGCCCGTCAAACTCATCTTCGACACCGACATGGGCAACGACGTGGACGACGCCCTCGCACTTGGCGTAATCCATGCCCTCCAGTCGCGGGGCGAATGCGAACTGCTCGCGGTTACCGTCACCAAAGACGAAGCCCTGGCCGCGCCCTACATCGACGCCGTCAACACCTTCTATGGCCGGCCCGATATCCCCATTGGGGTCGTGAAGGAGGGCGCCACGAAACAGCCGAGCAAATACACGTTTATCGTGAAGGAGGAAGTCGACGGCAAGTTGAAATATCCCCACGATCTGCTCGACGGCAAAGATGCGCCTGAGGCCACCATGCTCCTGCGCCGCATCCTCGCGGAACAGCCGGACAACTCCGTCGTCATTGCGCAGGTGGGTTTCTCCACCAACCTCGCTCGTCTCCTCGCTTCGGAAGGCGACGATTACTCGCCCATGGACGGCATGGAACTCGCCAAACGCAAGGTGAAGTTCATCTCCATCATGGCCGGCGCTTTCAAGCCCTTTAACGGCCAGCCCCACCCCGAATACAACGTGGTGGAAGACATCCCCTCGGCGCAAAAGCTTGCGGAAGAGTGGCCCACGCCCATTATCGTCAGCGGCTTTGAGATCGGAATCGAGACGGCGCTCTACAAGGAGAGCCTCATGTTTGATTACAACTACGAAAAGGACCACATCCTCGACGTGTCCTACCGCACCTACCACGGCCAGTACACCGACCAGCCCTCCTGGGATCTCACCAGCGTGCTCTACGCCGTCCGCCCCGAGCGCGGTTACTTCACCCTCTCCCCCAAGGGTGTCGTCAGCTTTGACGACAAGGGCTTCACGAGCTTTGAAGAAACCGGCGAAGGCGCCCACCGGCACCTCATCGCCAGCCCCGGCCAGGCCGAGCGGGTGAAGGAAGTCCTGGCCACATTGGCGAGCCAGCCGGGGACGAAGTGA
- a CDS encoding sugar phosphate isomerase/epimerase gives MKKSISYWTLGGFDGAVPVVNAARLAREMGYDAIELCYGEGELAPESTPESLTAIRAALAEIGIGVTSLCSGNYWTKSLSAEDEAEREAAIAFTESYIAAAEALGTDTVLVLPGSVYVPWNPARPVVPAARAWEQAQDSIRRLIPVAKRHGIVMALENVWAKFLTGPFEFRSFVDAFDSPWVKCYFDVGNVGASGYPEHWIEILGDRITRVHVKGFREQPQGGGTMSDFTESLFDSTTNWPAVMAALRAVGYDGYLTTELIVSATGLPNAELGWKGAKELDLVLAM, from the coding sequence ATGAAGAAGAGCATCAGTTACTGGACTTTGGGCGGATTCGACGGCGCAGTGCCGGTGGTGAATGCGGCGCGGCTCGCCCGTGAAATGGGCTATGACGCCATCGAGCTTTGCTATGGCGAGGGCGAACTGGCGCCGGAGTCCACACCCGAGTCGCTGACGGCGATTCGCGCGGCGCTGGCGGAAATCGGGATCGGGGTTACCTCCCTCTGTTCTGGCAACTACTGGACGAAGTCGCTCTCGGCGGAAGACGAGGCCGAGCGGGAGGCCGCCATCGCCTTTACCGAGTCGTATATTGCGGCGGCGGAAGCGCTGGGCACGGACACGGTTCTGGTGCTGCCGGGCTCGGTCTATGTGCCGTGGAACCCGGCGCGGCCTGTAGTGCCGGCGGCCAGGGCCTGGGAACAGGCGCAGGACTCGATCCGGCGATTGATCCCCGTGGCAAAGCGGCACGGCATCGTTATGGCGCTGGAAAATGTTTGGGCGAAGTTTCTCACCGGGCCCTTTGAATTCAGGAGCTTTGTGGACGCCTTCGACTCGCCCTGGGTGAAGTGCTATTTCGATGTGGGAAACGTGGGTGCGAGCGGCTATCCCGAGCACTGGATTGAGATCCTGGGCGACCGGATTACGCGGGTACACGTCAAGGGCTTTCGCGAGCAGCCCCAGGGCGGCGGCACCATGAGCGATTTCACGGAAAGCCTCTTCGACAGCACGACCAACTGGCCGGCGGTGATGGCGGCCCTGCGTGCGGTGGGTTACGATGGCTATCTGACGACGGAGCTGATCGTGAGCGCGACGGGCCTTCCGAATGCGGAACTGGGTTGGAAGGGCGCGAAAGAGCTGGATCTGGTGCTGGCGATGTGA
- a CDS encoding SUMF1/EgtB/PvdO family nonheme iron enzyme: MLRFLLLPVAIAILSLAGIAGAPAESLLPAFPGAEGFGAATQGGRGGKIHFVTTLDDYIPGQEAPIPGSLRAAVDAEGPRYVMFRVAGTISLKADLWIQKPFITIAGQSAPGGGIAIRDYQVVIATNDVILRHLRIRSGDRTKKEQMSVGIFGGSNSIIDHCSMSWAIDEVMSAFGAHNLTVQWSTIAEGLSRSFHPKGEHSKGSILDGTGGFTVHHCIYAHNAARNARVNTIVLDFRNNIVYNWGYRGGYTTAGPAFINYVNNYFKAGPDTGKGVRTRVFEPGDDTPRFYFSGNVLADGPDQTGNNQLLIRTPKNADKDAFAKLVFVNEAFAAPDVATDTAEVAMERVLAESGATLPLRDSTDARLMKEIRTGTGRIIDSPIDVGGWPELAAGEAAPDTDNDGLPDTWEAQHEIAEALADTDGDGYPNIEEFLNATDPNKAEGAALLDGERFRKLQQEAIDRCAEAGRAFKERNEALAKEREAQRDATLAAMEITLTPREGGRPGGQIIDLGGEATIVMEPIPAGSFLMGSPESEGGATDEHPQQPVTISRDFHMSATMITNRQFNAVMGPTERRSQAEEEDFPAEEVNWFDAMEFCERLGRKLDRTFRLPTEAEWEYACRAGTTTAFYTGDTITTDQANFDGQEATRYNPAGIYRGDIIAVATFPPNPWGLYDMHGNQSQYCLDNVGRVYTTEPVTDPMGPEGNGAKVMRGGRAKSKAEFIRSAARYGYAPDIGYCFRIVLASAPQAPLDP, from the coding sequence ATGTTAAGATTCCTCCTCCTCCCTGTCGCAATCGCAATCCTGTCGCTCGCCGGAATTGCGGGGGCGCCCGCCGAGTCCCTCCTTCCCGCTTTTCCCGGCGCCGAAGGCTTCGGCGCGGCAACGCAAGGCGGACGTGGCGGCAAGATCCATTTCGTCACCACCCTCGATGACTACATCCCCGGCCAGGAGGCACCCATCCCCGGCAGCCTCCGCGCTGCGGTGGACGCAGAGGGACCTCGCTATGTCATGTTCCGCGTCGCGGGCACCATCTCCCTGAAGGCCGACCTCTGGATTCAGAAGCCCTTCATTACCATTGCAGGCCAGTCTGCGCCGGGCGGTGGAATCGCTATCCGCGACTACCAGGTCGTCATCGCCACAAACGATGTGATCCTTCGCCACCTCCGGATTCGCTCGGGCGACCGCACGAAAAAAGAGCAAATGTCCGTCGGCATCTTCGGCGGCAGCAACAGCATCATCGATCACTGTTCCATGTCCTGGGCCATCGACGAGGTCATGAGCGCCTTCGGGGCCCACAACCTCACCGTGCAATGGAGCACCATCGCCGAGGGGCTCTCGCGCTCCTTCCACCCCAAGGGCGAACACAGCAAGGGCTCCATCCTCGATGGAACGGGCGGCTTCACGGTCCACCATTGCATCTACGCCCACAACGCGGCCCGCAACGCCCGGGTCAACACCATCGTCCTCGATTTCCGCAATAACATCGTCTACAACTGGGGCTATCGCGGCGGCTACACCACCGCCGGCCCCGCCTTCATCAACTACGTCAACAACTACTTCAAGGCAGGGCCAGACACCGGTAAGGGCGTGCGCACCCGCGTCTTCGAACCGGGCGACGACACGCCCCGCTTCTACTTCTCGGGCAACGTGCTCGCCGACGGCCCGGATCAGACCGGGAACAACCAGCTCCTGATCCGGACGCCCAAGAACGCGGACAAGGACGCCTTTGCGAAGCTCGTGTTCGTGAACGAAGCCTTCGCCGCGCCGGACGTCGCCACGGATACCGCGGAAGTGGCGATGGAGCGGGTCCTCGCGGAATCCGGGGCCACCCTGCCCCTGCGCGACAGCACCGACGCCCGCCTGATGAAGGAAATCCGCACCGGTACGGGCCGCATCATCGACTCGCCGATAGACGTGGGCGGCTGGCCCGAACTTGCCGCCGGCGAAGCAGCCCCGGACACAGACAACGACGGCCTTCCCGATACCTGGGAAGCACAACACGAGATTGCGGAGGCCCTCGCGGACACCGATGGCGATGGCTACCCGAACATTGAGGAATTCCTAAACGCCACCGATCCGAACAAGGCCGAAGGGGCCGCGCTGCTCGACGGCGAGCGATTTCGCAAGCTCCAGCAGGAAGCCATTGATCGCTGCGCGGAAGCCGGGCGCGCCTTCAAGGAGCGCAACGAAGCCCTGGCGAAGGAGCGCGAAGCCCAGCGCGACGCGACCCTCGCCGCGATGGAGATCACCCTCACTCCGCGCGAGGGTGGGCGCCCCGGCGGCCAGATCATCGATCTAGGCGGAGAGGCCACCATCGTGATGGAGCCCATCCCGGCGGGAAGCTTCCTCATGGGCTCGCCCGAAAGTGAAGGCGGGGCGACCGATGAACATCCCCAGCAGCCCGTGACCATCAGCCGCGATTTCCACATGTCGGCCACCATGATTACCAACCGGCAATTCAACGCGGTCATGGGCCCAACAGAACGTCGTTCCCAGGCCGAAGAAGAGGACTTCCCCGCGGAAGAAGTGAACTGGTTCGACGCCATGGAGTTCTGCGAGCGCCTGGGCAGAAAACTCGACCGCACCTTTCGCCTGCCCACCGAGGCGGAATGGGAGTACGCCTGCCGCGCGGGCACCACGACCGCTTTCTACACCGGCGACACGATCACCACGGACCAGGCCAACTTCGACGGACAGGAGGCCACGCGCTACAACCCGGCCGGGATCTATCGCGGCGACATCATCGCCGTCGCCACCTTCCCGCCCAATCCCTGGGGACTCTACGACATGCACGGCAATCAGTCCCAGTACTGCCTCGACAACGTGGGCCGCGTCTACACCACGGAGCCCGTCACCGACCCCATGGGCCCCGAAGGAAACGGCGCAAAAGTCATGCGCGGCGGACGGGCCAAGAGCAAAGCCGAATTCATCCGCTCCGCCGCCCGCTACGGCTACGCCCCCGACATCGGCTACTGCTTCCGTATTGTCTTAGCCTCAGCGCCCCAAGCCCCCCTAGACCCATAA
- a CDS encoding DUF502 domain-containing protein — MEKLIPHMRHRLISGIVVLIPAVISFMVLKLVYNLTVGIVTNAVRPLFPGMPTSGVVLISVLTLILLLYVVGVLATNMLGRQLIHFVERLIARVPLIDSIYSTAKQIVEMFRTQPGVSRRTVVIVPFPHPETRAMGFKTGEIVVEGGRRMATVFIPTTPNPTTGFLQVFPVDVVHELDVDADEAVQFIMSGGILKPPGLAESIDL; from the coding sequence ATGGAAAAACTTATCCCCCACATGCGACACCGCCTCATCTCCGGCATTGTCGTCCTTATTCCCGCAGTCATCAGCTTCATGGTGTTGAAGCTCGTTTACAACCTTACCGTCGGTATCGTTACCAACGCCGTACGCCCCCTCTTCCCGGGTATGCCAACGTCCGGCGTCGTGCTCATCTCCGTATTGACGCTCATACTCCTCCTCTACGTCGTCGGCGTCCTGGCAACCAACATGCTCGGCCGCCAGTTGATCCACTTCGTGGAGCGCCTCATCGCCCGTGTCCCCCTCATCGATTCCATCTATTCCACGGCAAAGCAAATCGTGGAAATGTTCCGCACCCAGCCCGGCGTCTCCCGGCGAACCGTGGTCATCGTGCCTTTCCCCCACCCGGAAACCCGGGCCATGGGCTTCAAAACCGGCGAGATTGTCGTGGAAGGCGGGCGCAGGATGGCCACCGTTTTCATCCCCACCACGCCCAATCCGACCACCGGCTTCCTCCAGGTTTTTCCCGTGGACGTCGTCCACGAACTCGATGTCGACGCCGATGAAGCCGTTCAGTTCATCATGTCCGGTGGCATCCTGAAGCCACCCGGTCTGGCCGAGAGCATCGACCTGTAG
- a CDS encoding alpha-galactosidase, whose amino-acid sequence MHPCSFFRFIWLISLFFVSGVVAVSGERAEIRIDDDAGPSLRYTAGEMLYVETLRDGRLNVDFRSGDGRLNMSNEVWESPAFALDIGYQRLDTGWAYAGFSQTKGNNGSVEGVLSLRHAGMRLRVDVHTALDGTPVMRRWLRITNESDAAQPLSWVSPWAGRLSRGEQFELGRFTADNHGKEGWFQWQPLPRWDSQYFSLKGQGHDAPFFVLRGATTGEMFIAHLSWPANWRLQFVNDLRGITTFEFGPYAEAPARIIAPGETVTSPAIHLGHLSGDLNEAVQAMHSHLRQSAIPRPPAGADRIQFVLPGDFGYYMPLDEAGALASIELAHETGVELFILDAYWWDITGDWVPSPERFPNGLEPLVKRARELGMGFGLYIEPEGGRGNVRESRMAREHPAWLGPKDQFNLGIPECAAWVTSECVRLIEQYELDLLRIDYNPEVVWNSIHTVQQGLPENNYWRYYENFYRIFNELRAAYPDLILQQAAGGGARNDMGLSEVFHQLYLTDGNWLPRMPMSFAGQLLAFPPEAIVGLFGANGHLSPGYPENFDTALRLSYTLCTPQIFTGMVARNVDELTPQRRDKFLHYAAIYQRLVRPVLKDALVFHHAPITDTASVDDGAWFALEFAAPDRSRGWATFVRIAPEGPESFQFRARGLDPGATYRVGFDRDGTTAELSGSQLMHEGIPVRLPAMADSELLLFEPVE is encoded by the coding sequence ATGCATCCGTGTTCCTTTTTTCGATTTATTTGGCTGATTTCGCTGTTTTTTGTGTCGGGCGTCGTCGCCGTGTCGGGCGAGCGTGCCGAGATCCGGATAGACGATGACGCCGGGCCCAGCCTGCGTTATACGGCCGGTGAGATGCTCTACGTGGAAACCCTTCGCGACGGACGCCTGAATGTCGACTTTCGCTCGGGCGACGGACGGCTCAATATGTCCAATGAGGTTTGGGAGAGCCCGGCCTTTGCGCTGGACATTGGCTACCAACGCCTGGACACGGGTTGGGCCTATGCGGGGTTTTCCCAGACCAAGGGGAACAACGGTTCGGTTGAGGGGGTCTTGTCGCTGCGCCACGCCGGGATGCGCCTCCGTGTCGATGTACACACGGCATTGGACGGTACCCCGGTGATGAGGCGCTGGCTGCGCATCACAAACGAGTCCGATGCGGCCCAGCCCCTTTCCTGGGTGTCGCCCTGGGCCGGGCGTCTTTCGCGCGGGGAACAGTTTGAGCTCGGGCGCTTCACGGCGGACAACCACGGCAAAGAGGGCTGGTTTCAATGGCAACCGCTGCCGAGGTGGGATTCGCAGTATTTCAGCCTGAAAGGGCAGGGGCACGATGCGCCATTTTTCGTGCTGCGCGGAGCAACGACGGGGGAGATGTTCATCGCTCACCTCTCCTGGCCCGCGAACTGGCGGCTTCAGTTTGTGAACGACCTGCGCGGGATCACCACGTTTGAGTTTGGTCCCTATGCCGAAGCGCCCGCCCGGATTATCGCGCCGGGTGAAACGGTGACTTCGCCCGCGATCCATCTGGGGCACCTGAGCGGCGATCTGAACGAAGCGGTCCAGGCCATGCACAGCCACCTGCGCCAGTCGGCCATACCCCGGCCCCCCGCGGGCGCGGACCGGATCCAGTTTGTGTTGCCGGGCGATTTTGGCTATTACATGCCGCTGGACGAAGCCGGGGCCCTGGCGAGCATCGAGCTGGCCCACGAAACAGGCGTCGAGCTCTTTATTCTCGATGCCTACTGGTGGGACATTACGGGAGACTGGGTGCCTTCACCCGAGCGTTTCCCCAATGGCCTGGAGCCGCTGGTGAAGCGGGCAAGGGAACTCGGCATGGGCTTCGGGCTGTACATCGAACCCGAAGGCGGTCGAGGCAACGTGCGCGAGAGCCGCATGGCCCGGGAGCACCCCGCGTGGCTCGGTCCGAAAGATCAATTCAATCTGGGCATCCCGGAATGTGCCGCGTGGGTAACGAGCGAGTGTGTGCGATTGATCGAGCAATACGAACTCGATCTGCTTCGGATCGACTACAACCCGGAAGTGGTGTGGAACAGCATCCATACGGTGCAACAGGGCCTGCCCGAGAACAACTACTGGCGCTATTACGAGAATTTCTATCGGATATTCAACGAGCTCCGCGCCGCGTATCCCGACCTCATTCTGCAGCAGGCGGCGGGCGGCGGCGCGCGCAACGATATGGGCCTTTCGGAAGTCTTCCACCAGTTGTACCTCACCGACGGCAACTGGCTGCCCCGCATGCCCATGAGCTTTGCGGGCCAGCTCCTGGCCTTCCCGCCCGAGGCCATCGTGGGGCTCTTCGGAGCGAACGGGCACCTGAGTCCCGGTTATCCGGAGAACTTCGACACGGCCCTGCGACTTTCCTATACCCTCTGCACGCCCCAAATCTTTACCGGTATGGTGGCGCGCAACGTGGACGAATTGACCCCGCAGCGGCGGGACAAGTTTCTCCATTATGCAGCGATCTATCAGCGCCTGGTGCGCCCGGTGTTAAAGGATGCGCTGGTCTTCCACCACGCACCCATTACCGACACGGCAAGCGTGGACGATGGCGCTTGGTTTGCGCTGGAGTTCGCCGCGCCGGATCGATCCCGGGGCTGGGCCACCTTCGTGCGCATCGCACCGGAGGGGCCGGAAAGCTTTCAGTTCCGCGCGCGGGGACTCGACCCCGGCGCGACCTATCGCGTGGGTTTTGATCGCGACGGCACCACGGCGGAATTATCGGGAAGCCAGTTGATGCACGAGGGCATACCCGTGCGCCTGCCCGCCATGGCGGATTCGGAATTGCTGCTCTTTGAGCCGGTTGAGTAA
- a CDS encoding OmpA family protein, translating into MRTLCIACIALAISLVAPAQDMEGSHDHPAVTRYPGSVIQWYTSENHRAYKVPTGPATGYRLIGDCINTEGRLTRIYYALEGGKRTHGEVYRNYMKALREAGFEILASGLHEKNSRGPEVGTRNWQEIFFSANPWENDGAANNMLSGSSTAGGSGSIIAKKERADNTLYVAVSVYHFSNDNVSTLVDVLETGEAETGLIVADAAAIGKGIKEFGRVVLDGILFDTGKATLKAESAAALKEISAYLKAHPERQFYVVGHTDSEGTLEDNQTLSVNRAKAVVEALVKNYGIEPERLEGHGVGPLVPVFTNATEGGREQNRRVELVER; encoded by the coding sequence ATGCGTACGCTTTGCATAGCCTGTATCGCCCTCGCGATCTCCCTCGTCGCGCCCGCCCAGGATATGGAAGGCAGCCACGACCACCCCGCCGTCACGCGCTATCCCGGCTCCGTGATCCAGTGGTACACCTCAGAGAATCATCGGGCCTACAAAGTGCCGACCGGCCCCGCCACGGGCTATCGGCTCATCGGCGATTGTATCAACACGGAAGGCCGCCTCACCCGCATCTACTATGCGCTCGAAGGCGGAAAGCGGACCCACGGCGAGGTCTATCGCAACTACATGAAGGCCCTCCGCGAGGCCGGCTTCGAGATTCTCGCATCCGGACTGCATGAGAAGAACAGTCGTGGCCCCGAAGTGGGCACCCGCAACTGGCAGGAAATCTTCTTCTCCGCCAACCCCTGGGAGAATGACGGCGCCGCCAACAACATGCTGAGCGGCTCTTCCACGGCGGGAGGAAGCGGCTCCATCATCGCAAAGAAAGAGCGCGCGGACAATACGCTCTATGTCGCCGTGTCCGTTTATCATTTCAGCAACGACAATGTGAGCACGCTCGTCGATGTGCTGGAAACCGGCGAGGCGGAGACCGGCCTCATCGTGGCGGATGCCGCGGCCATCGGCAAGGGCATCAAAGAGTTTGGTCGCGTCGTGCTGGACGGCATCCTCTTCGATACGGGCAAGGCCACGTTGAAAGCGGAGTCGGCGGCGGCCTTGAAGGAGATTTCGGCATACTTGAAGGCCCACCCGGAGCGGCAGTTTTATGTCGTGGGCCACACGGATTCCGAGGGCACGCTGGAAGACAATCAGACCCTCTCTGTGAATCGCGCGAAGGCCGTCGTGGAGGCGCTGGTGAAGAACTACGGCATTGAACCCGAGCGCCTGGAGGGCCACGGTGTGGGGCCCCTGGTTCCCGTGTTTACCAATGCCACCGAAGGCGGCCGCGAGCAGAATCGTCGCGTGGAACTGGTGGAACGTTGA
- a CDS encoding type II toxin-antitoxin system PemK/MazF family toxin produces MRRGEIRWYTFRLPDKKRPVLILTRGDIIGRVNELIVVPATRTIRGIPSEVFLGPNEGMQSPCVLNFDHVSLAQRGRLGSMLCELPEAKWPEVRLALLSACGFSA; encoded by the coding sequence TTGAGGCGGGGCGAAATTCGTTGGTACACATTTCGCCTGCCGGACAAGAAGCGTCCGGTGCTCATTCTGACCCGTGGAGATATAATTGGCCGGGTTAACGAGTTGATTGTCGTTCCGGCGACACGAACTATCCGGGGCATTCCTAGCGAAGTATTCCTCGGGCCGAATGAGGGAATGCAGTCCCCCTGTGTATTGAATTTCGACCACGTGTCACTGGCGCAGCGAGGCCGACTGGGAAGTATGCTTTGCGAGTTGCCCGAAGCGAAATGGCCAGAAGTCCGATTGGCTCTTCTTTCTGCCTGCGGATTTTCAGCTTGA
- a CDS encoding trypsin-like peptidase domain-containing protein yields the protein MKQAASILLIVLCVAGCAGRQRLETKTMERKAASLADYGPESIQAIVPFPEAPGSDTDVRGIAPTTFLAIHSGVLLSGDGLDEDEFLAQFEERQETRRDRGIDLELNIQTEALGGAGACVPVSNDGYFLTASHVLDYTDTYVIYFTSDETHTYARSARCRLVERYGSDLAVLHVDIKTPRYLRLADEPLTKGDEVFGGNVWVGQAAAGKYLREIEGQYVTSRREVEGTFIYTDMPALPGDSGSALINRKGELCGIIVSGAESERLLGPISVRRDYAIAAPLYREAIVEVIARDRTENGL from the coding sequence ATGAAACAAGCGGCATCCATTCTTCTTATCGTACTGTGCGTGGCAGGCTGCGCGGGACGCCAACGGCTCGAAACGAAAACGATGGAGCGAAAGGCTGCGTCGCTGGCGGACTACGGGCCGGAATCGATTCAGGCCATCGTCCCATTCCCGGAGGCACCCGGGAGCGACACCGACGTGCGGGGCATCGCCCCGACGACTTTCCTCGCGATTCACTCCGGAGTGCTGTTGTCCGGTGACGGCTTGGACGAGGACGAGTTTCTGGCGCAATTCGAAGAACGACAAGAAACCCGGCGTGATAGGGGAATTGATCTGGAATTGAATATCCAAACGGAGGCACTCGGCGGTGCGGGGGCCTGTGTTCCCGTCTCCAATGACGGCTATTTTCTGACGGCGAGCCACGTCTTGGATTATACCGATACGTACGTCATCTATTTCACCTCGGACGAGACCCACACCTATGCCCGCAGCGCCCGGTGCCGCCTCGTAGAGCGATATGGATCGGATTTGGCCGTGCTCCATGTGGATATCAAGACGCCACGCTACCTGCGTCTGGCCGACGAACCACTGACGAAAGGCGACGAGGTCTTCGGAGGTAACGTTTGGGTGGGCCAGGCCGCGGCCGGCAAATACCTGCGCGAGATAGAGGGACAATATGTGACCTCCCGGCGTGAGGTGGAAGGGACCTTTATCTACACGGACATGCCGGCCCTTCCCGGCGACAGCGGCTCGGCGCTTATAAACAGGAAGGGTGAGCTCTGCGGTATTATCGTAAGCGGGGCGGAATCCGAACGCCTGCTGGGCCCGATTTCCGTCCGTCGCGACTATGCGATCGCGGCCCCGTTATATAGAGAGGCGATAGTAGAAGTCATCGCACGGGACCGGACGGAGAACGGGCTGTAG
- a CDS encoding DUF1501 domain-containing protein, whose translation MARNCNHSLPAAGPHVARRWFLQQCGVGLGAAALGSLLGPDMASAATESPLAAKKPHFPARAKNVIFLFMAGAPSQFELMDYKPDLVKFDGTLPPAELLKNYRAAFINPNSRLLGPRFEFKQYGQAGAWVSELMPHFQTIVDDVTIVKSMSTDAFNHAPAQLLMNTGSQQFGRPSIGAWASYGLGSENQNLPAFIVFSSGSKGPSGGSGNWGSGFLPTVHEGVLFRTSGDPVLYLSNPPGVDDRAQRDTLNTLNALNGRRLDIMGDPDIATRINSYELAFRMQKSAPELMDVANEPQHILDMYGAKPGEPSFANNCLLARRMVERGVRFVQLFHEAWDQHGDLRNGLKKNCKDTDQACAALVKDLKARGLLEDTMVIWGGEFGRTPMVQGDGDDGRDHHPNAFTMWMAGGGFKPGAVYGESDGLGFNVGSNRVHVRDLHATILNQLGFDHERFTYRFQGLDARLTGVEEAHVVRDILV comes from the coding sequence ATGGCAAGAAACTGCAATCACAGCCTCCCCGCCGCCGGGCCCCATGTGGCCCGCCGCTGGTTTCTGCAACAATGCGGCGTGGGCCTCGGCGCGGCCGCGCTGGGCAGCCTCCTTGGACCCGATATGGCGTCCGCCGCCACAGAGAGCCCCCTCGCCGCGAAGAAGCCCCATTTCCCGGCCAGGGCGAAAAACGTCATTTTCCTGTTCATGGCCGGTGCGCCGAGCCAGTTTGAGCTGATGGACTACAAGCCCGATCTCGTGAAGTTCGACGGCACCCTGCCGCCCGCGGAGCTGTTGAAGAATTACCGCGCAGCCTTCATTAATCCCAATTCCCGACTTCTCGGGCCGCGCTTCGAATTCAAGCAATACGGCCAGGCGGGCGCGTGGGTCTCCGAGCTCATGCCCCACTTCCAGACCATCGTGGACGACGTCACCATCGTAAAGAGCATGTCCACCGACGCCTTCAACCATGCCCCGGCGCAGCTCCTGATGAACACGGGTTCCCAGCAGTTTGGCCGACCCAGCATCGGCGCGTGGGCGAGCTATGGCCTCGGCAGCGAAAACCAGAACCTGCCCGCCTTCATTGTTTTCAGCTCCGGCTCGAAAGGGCCGAGCGGCGGCTCGGGCAACTGGGGCAGCGGCTTCCTCCCCACGGTGCACGAGGGCGTCCTCTTCCGCACCAGCGGCGATCCCGTGCTGTACCTGTCGAACCCGCCCGGCGTGGACGACCGGGCCCAGCGCGACACGCTGAACACGCTCAATGCGCTCAACGGACGCCGCCTCGACATCATGGGCGATCCCGATATCGCCACGCGCATCAATTCCTACGAGCTCGCCTTCCGCATGCAGAAGAGCGCGCCCGAGTTGATGGACGTGGCCAACGAACCCCAGCACATCCTCGACATGTACGGCGCGAAGCCGGGCGAACCCTCCTTTGCGAACAACTGCCTCCTCGCCCGGCGCATGGTCGAGCGGGGCGTGCGCTTCGTGCAACTGTTCCACGAGGCCTGGGACCAGCACGGCGACCTGCGCAACGGCTTGAAGAAAAACTGCAAAGATACGGACCAGGCCTGCGCCGCCCTCGTGAAAGATTTGAAGGCCCGCGGGCTCCTGGAAGACACCATGGTCATCTGGGGCGGCGAGTTCGGCCGCACGCCCATGGTCCAGGGCGACGGCGACGACGGCCGGGATCACCACCCGAACGCCTTCACCATGTGGATGGCCGGCGGCGGATTCAAGCCCGGCGCGGTCTATGGCGAGAGCGACGGCCTCGGCTTCAACGTGGGCAGCAACAGGGTACACGTCCGCGATCTCCACGCCACAATCTTGAACCAGCTCGGCTTCGACCACGAACGCTTCACCTACCGCTTCCAGGGCCTCGACGCGCGACTTACGGGGGTCGAGGAAGCGCACGTGGTGCGGGATATATTGGTGTAG